One Brachyhypopomus gauderio isolate BG-103 chromosome 15, BGAUD_0.2, whole genome shotgun sequence genomic region harbors:
- the nkx3.3 gene encoding NK3 homeobox 3, whose protein sequence is MAGYHTSFSIHNILSRGIEKNNGASREYAGEFTNSKCLGNSDGVSCPGSARCGDSHEDGGQDIVRGSSRVVPCLLDVDSTSDRQSCEEEYSREESSRPGNRQKLDTRLPVIDRENAERCNFVDRHPKSSKKRSRAAFSHAQVYELERRFNLQRYLSGPERADLARALTLTETQVKIWFQNRRYKTKRRQMAAELAATSTSTLAKRVAVRVLVQNDQRQYGAEDLAATRLLHLNQSYQYCPYMFCVQPWLSNSPSNAALY, encoded by the exons ATGGCGGGCTACCACACCTCGTTCTCAATTCACAACATTTTGAGTCGAGGGATTGAAAAAAACAACGGAGCATCCCGGGAATATGCAGGTGAATTTACGAATTCAAAGTGCCTCGGAAATTCAGATGGAGTAAGTTGTCCTGGATCAGCTCGGTGTGGGGACAGTCATGAGGATGGAGGACAGGACATTGTTCGTGGGAGTAGCAGGGTTGTCCCTTGCCTCCTTGATGTTGATTCAACGTCAGACCGACAATCTTGTGAAGAGGAATATAGCAGAGAAGAGTCATCACGTCCAGGAAATAGACAAA AACTCGACACGCGACTGCCAGTCATTGACAGAGAGAATGCGGAGAGGTGTAACTTTGTAGACCGGCACCCTAAATCCAGCAAGAAAAGGTCTCGCGCTGCCTTCTCGCACGCGCAGGTCTATGAGCTGGAGAGGCGCTTTAACCTGCAGCGCTACCTGTCCGGACCCGAGCGCGCGGACTTAGCGCGCGCTCTCACTTTGACGGAGACGCAGGTGAAGATTTGGTTTCAGAACAGGAGGTACAAAACGAAGCGACGGCAAATGGCGGCCGAGCTCGCCGCGACGTCGACGTCGACACTAGCGAAGAGGGTCGCGGTGAGAGTCCTGGTCCAGAATGACCAGAGGCAGTACGGAGCTGAAGACTTGGCCGCCACGCGTCTCCTTCACTTGAACCAGTCGTATCAATATTGCCCCTACATGTTCTGTGTCCAGCCCTGGCTCTCCAATTCCCCGTCAAATGCCGCTTTGTACTGA